From Streptomonospora salina, the proteins below share one genomic window:
- the leuA gene encoding 2-isopropylmalate synthase produces MVPQQQPSGMPFHRYRPFPAVDLPDRTWPSATVTAAPRWLSTDLRDGNQALIEPMDPERKHEIFALLVRMGYKEIEVGFPAASQTDFDFVRSLIEGDLIPDDVQISVLTQGRPDLIERTVQSLVGAQRCSVHLYNATAPEFRRVVFGVDRDACKAIAVDGTRAVMDNIDHYLGDSAYVGYQYSPEIFIDTELDFALEVCEGVMDVWQPGPGREIILNLPATVERATPNVYADQIEWMSRNLTRREHVCLSVHPHNDRGTGMAAAELGVMAGADRVEGCLFGHGERTGNVDLVTLGMNLFSQGVDPMIDFSDIDTVRRIVEYCTQMPVAPRHPYGGDLVYTAFSGSHQDAIKKGLNALEEDAAQSGTPVSDYRWHVPYLPIDPKDVGRNYEAVIRVNSQSGKGGISYILHRDHALDPPRRLQIEFSHKIQEFTDTDGGEVDGERIWEIFTRTYLNEDGPVGVLAHRSESVEDGGYRISADVRVQGEIREIAGAGQGPISAFCDALTDVDTKVRVLDYVEHSLDVGSDARAAAYVEAEIDGRTVWGVGIHHNITTASLKAVCSAIGVAQADAAAEDAGE; encoded by the coding sequence ATGGTGCCGCAGCAGCAACCCAGTGGTATGCCGTTCCACCGCTACCGCCCCTTCCCCGCGGTCGATCTGCCCGACCGCACCTGGCCGTCCGCGACCGTCACCGCCGCCCCGCGCTGGCTGTCGACGGACCTGCGCGACGGAAACCAGGCGCTGATCGAGCCGATGGATCCCGAGCGCAAGCACGAGATCTTCGCCCTGCTGGTCCGCATGGGCTACAAGGAGATCGAGGTCGGCTTCCCCGCCGCCAGCCAGACCGACTTCGACTTCGTCCGCAGCCTCATCGAGGGCGACCTGATCCCCGACGACGTGCAGATCTCCGTGCTGACCCAGGGTCGGCCGGACCTGATCGAGCGCACGGTGCAGAGCCTGGTCGGCGCCCAGCGCTGCAGCGTGCACCTGTACAACGCCACGGCTCCGGAGTTCCGCCGCGTCGTCTTCGGCGTGGACCGCGACGCCTGCAAGGCCATCGCCGTCGACGGCACCCGCGCGGTCATGGACAACATCGACCACTACCTGGGCGACTCCGCATACGTCGGCTACCAGTACTCGCCCGAGATCTTCATCGACACCGAACTGGACTTCGCACTGGAGGTCTGCGAAGGCGTCATGGACGTCTGGCAGCCCGGTCCCGGCCGCGAGATCATCCTCAACCTGCCGGCCACGGTCGAGCGCGCCACCCCCAACGTCTACGCCGACCAGATCGAATGGATGAGCCGGAACCTGACCCGGCGCGAGCACGTGTGCCTGTCGGTGCACCCCCACAACGACCGCGGTACCGGCATGGCCGCGGCCGAGCTGGGCGTGATGGCCGGCGCCGACCGCGTCGAGGGCTGCCTGTTCGGCCACGGCGAGCGCACCGGCAACGTGGACCTGGTCACCCTGGGCATGAACCTGTTCAGCCAGGGCGTCGACCCCATGATCGACTTCTCCGACATCGACACCGTCCGGCGCATCGTCGAATACTGCACCCAGATGCCCGTGGCCCCGCGCCACCCCTACGGCGGCGACCTGGTCTACACCGCCTTCTCCGGGTCCCACCAGGACGCCATCAAGAAGGGCCTCAACGCCCTGGAGGAGGACGCCGCCCAGTCGGGAACGCCGGTGTCGGACTACCGCTGGCACGTGCCGTACCTGCCCATCGACCCCAAGGACGTGGGCCGCAACTACGAGGCCGTCATCCGGGTCAACAGCCAGTCCGGCAAGGGCGGGATCTCCTACATCCTGCACCGCGACCACGCTCTGGATCCGCCGCGCCGCCTGCAGATCGAGTTCTCCCACAAGATCCAGGAGTTCACCGATACCGACGGCGGCGAGGTCGACGGCGAACGGATCTGGGAGATCTTCACCCGCACGTACCTGAACGAGGACGGCCCGGTGGGCGTGCTGGCGCACCGCTCCGAGAGCGTCGAGGACGGCGGCTACCGCATCAGCGCCGACGTCCGGGTGCAGGGCGAGATCCGCGAGATCGCCGGCGCCGGCCAGGGCCCGATCTCGGCGTTCTGCGACGCGCTGACCGACGTCGACACCAAGGTCCGGGTACTGGACTACGTCGAGCACTCGCTGGACGTGGGCAGCGACGCGCGCGCCGCCGCCTACGTCGAGGCCGAGATCGACGGGCGCACCGTGTGGGGCGTGGGCATCCACCACAACATCACCACCGCTTCGCTGAAGGCGGTGTGCAGCGCCATCGGCGTCGCCCAGGCCGACGCGGCCGCCGAGGACGCCGGCGAGTGA
- the gcl gene encoding glyoxylate carboligase, which yields MVQMPAMNAVVEVLKSEGVDTAFGCPGAAILPLYKALEEVGGIEHLTVRHEEGATHMADGWARTNGGVGVAIGTSGPAGTNMITGLYTAMADSVPMVCITGQNVSTKLHQEAFQAVDIVEVAAPVTKWSVQLKEAGQAPWIFREAFRAAREGRPGPVLVDLPLDIAQERIEYDPAIDAPLPVHPVLPHPPRVERALDMLLEAERPLILAGGGVVIAEAAGALREAAEALNVPVQTTLMGKGAFDEDSPLYAGMAGVQTSQRYGNASFLESDLVLAVGARFGDRHTGRLDVYRGDRRFIHVDIEPTQIGKVFEPDLGVVSGAGEFLTALAECAARRGPARDLHAWTRRVGRLKAELGRREDFDSVPIKAPRVYKEINEAFGPEAYFVTAIGLYQIWGGQHQKARRPRHYQVCGQAGPLGWEIPAAVGVRTALKRTDPGAEVVGVVGDYSFQYTVEELAVAAQYEVPFVLIMLNNEYLGLIRQAEIPYGMNYQVDIHYDEYGTDNVKIMEAYGCAGHRVTRPGDVRGAIDWARNEARRTSRPVLVEVMIEREANTPHGPALDAVAEFEPLPGATA from the coding sequence ATGGTACAGATGCCCGCGATGAACGCCGTGGTCGAGGTCCTCAAGTCCGAGGGGGTCGACACGGCGTTCGGCTGCCCGGGGGCGGCGATCCTGCCGCTCTACAAGGCGCTGGAGGAGGTGGGCGGGATCGAGCACCTGACCGTCCGCCACGAAGAGGGCGCCACGCACATGGCCGACGGCTGGGCGCGCACCAACGGCGGCGTCGGGGTGGCGATCGGCACCTCGGGTCCCGCCGGAACCAACATGATCACCGGTCTGTACACCGCCATGGCCGATTCCGTCCCGATGGTGTGCATCACCGGCCAGAACGTCTCGACCAAGCTGCATCAGGAAGCCTTCCAAGCGGTCGACATCGTCGAGGTCGCCGCACCCGTGACCAAATGGTCAGTCCAACTCAAGGAGGCCGGCCAGGCTCCGTGGATCTTCCGCGAAGCCTTCCGTGCGGCCCGCGAAGGGCGTCCGGGCCCGGTCCTCGTGGACCTTCCCCTGGACATCGCCCAGGAGCGGATCGAATACGACCCCGCCATCGACGCGCCGCTGCCGGTCCATCCCGTCCTGCCGCACCCGCCGCGGGTCGAGCGGGCCCTGGACATGCTGCTGGAGGCCGAGCGGCCGCTGATCCTGGCCGGCGGCGGCGTCGTCATCGCCGAGGCCGCCGGCGCCCTGCGCGAGGCCGCCGAGGCCCTGAACGTGCCCGTGCAGACCACGCTGATGGGCAAGGGCGCCTTCGACGAGGACAGTCCGCTGTACGCCGGGATGGCCGGAGTGCAGACGTCGCAGCGCTACGGAAACGCGTCGTTCCTCGAATCGGACCTGGTGCTGGCGGTAGGCGCGCGCTTCGGCGACCGCCACACCGGTCGGCTCGACGTCTACCGAGGCGACCGGCGGTTCATCCACGTCGACATCGAGCCCACCCAGATCGGCAAGGTCTTCGAACCCGACCTGGGCGTGGTCTCCGGCGCCGGGGAGTTCCTCACGGCGCTGGCCGAGTGCGCCGCCCGCCGCGGCCCCGCCCGCGACCTCCACGCGTGGACGCGCCGGGTCGGCAGGCTCAAGGCCGAACTGGGCCGGCGGGAGGACTTCGACTCCGTCCCGATCAAGGCGCCGCGCGTCTACAAGGAGATCAACGAGGCGTTCGGCCCCGAGGCCTACTTCGTCACCGCGATCGGGCTCTACCAGATCTGGGGAGGCCAGCACCAGAAGGCCCGCCGGCCCCGCCATTACCAGGTCTGCGGCCAGGCGGGCCCGCTGGGCTGGGAGATCCCCGCGGCCGTCGGCGTCCGCACGGCGCTCAAGCGCACCGACCCCGGCGCCGAGGTGGTCGGTGTCGTCGGCGACTACAGCTTCCAGTACACCGTCGAGGAGCTGGCCGTCGCCGCACAGTACGAGGTGCCGTTCGTGCTGATCATGCTCAACAACGAATACCTCGGACTGATCCGCCAGGCCGAGATCCCCTACGGCATGAACTACCAGGTCGACATCCACTACGACGAGTACGGCACCGACAACGTCAAGATCATGGAGGCCTACGGCTGCGCCGGGCACCGCGTCACCCGGCCCGGCGACGTCCGCGGCGCCATCGACTGGGCGCGCAACGAGGCCCGGCGGACCTCGCGCCCGGTGCTCGTCGAGGTCATGATCGAACGCGAGGCCAACACGCCCCACGGGCCGGCCCTCGACGCCGTCGCGGAATTCGAGCCGCTGCCCGGAGCCACCGCCTGA
- a CDS encoding NAD(P)-dependent oxidoreductase, producing MPQSPTVAFIGLGIMGLPMAANLVSAGFTVRGYDRAPQQTDRFAGKGGTAASSLAEAVDGAGVVITMVPDSPDVDEAMFATGGVFDSAASGTLVIDMSTIRPDTARTVAEEGRIRGLRVLDAPVSGGETGAVEGVLSIMVGGDSADFHAAADVFAPLGTAVPVGPAGAGQTVKAANQLIVAGNIQLVAEALVFLEAHGVDTEAGLRVLNGGLAGSTVLTRKGEAMRHRRFEPGFRIGLHDKDMGIVTAAAREAGVPVPTGALVAQFIGALKAQGHGGLDHSALLALLDRIATEQK from the coding sequence ATGCCCCAGTCACCGACGGTCGCTTTCATCGGGCTCGGCATCATGGGTCTGCCCATGGCCGCCAACCTGGTCTCCGCCGGATTCACCGTGCGCGGCTACGACCGCGCCCCTCAGCAGACCGACCGCTTCGCCGGAAAGGGCGGCACCGCCGCGTCCTCGCTCGCCGAGGCCGTCGACGGCGCCGGCGTCGTCATCACCATGGTCCCCGACTCGCCCGACGTCGACGAGGCCATGTTCGCCACCGGCGGCGTATTCGACAGCGCTGCCTCCGGAACCCTGGTGATCGACATGAGCACGATCCGCCCCGACACCGCGCGCACCGTCGCCGAGGAGGGGCGCATCCGCGGCCTGCGGGTGCTCGACGCGCCCGTCAGCGGCGGTGAGACCGGTGCGGTCGAGGGCGTGCTGTCCATCATGGTCGGCGGGGACTCCGCCGACTTCCACGCCGCCGCCGACGTGTTCGCCCCGCTGGGCACCGCCGTGCCGGTCGGCCCCGCGGGGGCGGGGCAGACCGTCAAGGCCGCCAACCAGCTCATCGTCGCCGGCAACATCCAGCTCGTCGCCGAAGCGCTGGTGTTCCTGGAGGCCCACGGGGTCGACACCGAGGCGGGCCTGCGCGTCCTCAACGGCGGTCTTGCCGGAAGCACCGTGCTCACCCGCAAGGGCGAGGCGATGCGCCACCGCCGATTCGAACCGGGATTCCGCATCGGGCTGCACGACAAGGACATGGGCATCGTCACCGCCGCCGCTCGCGAGGCGGGCGTGCCCGTCCCGACGGGGGCGCTGGTGGCGCAGTTCATCGGCGCGCTGAAGGCTCAAGGCCACGGCGGCCTCGACCACTCCGCGCTGCTCGCGCTCCTCGACCGGATCGCCACCGAGCAGAAGTGA
- a CDS encoding hydroxypyruvate isomerase family protein: protein MSHSLPYTVNCSLMFTELPLHRRPAAARGAGFDAVEFWWPFESAAPGDAEVDAFVAAVEDAGVRLTGLNLFAGRLPGPDRGVLSHPDRVREVRDNLDVVAGIAARTGTTAFNALYGLRQEGVDPAEHDETAMENTLAAAEALEPVGGTVLIEPISGSADYPLITAADGRAFVAAAAKAGAARVALLADFYHLAVNGDDVAAVVRDHAAEFGHVQIADAPGRGEPGSGQLPLTDLLAAAQEGGYAGHVGLEYKPTGATADSFAWLRG, encoded by the coding sequence ATGAGCCACTCGCTGCCCTACACCGTCAACTGCTCGCTGATGTTCACCGAGCTTCCGCTGCACCGGCGCCCCGCCGCCGCACGCGGAGCCGGATTCGACGCCGTCGAGTTCTGGTGGCCGTTCGAGAGTGCCGCACCCGGCGACGCCGAGGTCGACGCGTTCGTCGCCGCCGTCGAGGACGCCGGCGTCCGCCTCACCGGCCTGAACCTGTTCGCCGGCCGGCTGCCCGGCCCCGACCGCGGCGTCCTCTCCCACCCCGACCGGGTCCGGGAGGTCCGCGACAACCTCGACGTCGTCGCCGGGATCGCCGCGCGCACCGGCACCACGGCGTTCAACGCGCTCTACGGCCTGCGCCAGGAGGGCGTCGACCCCGCCGAGCACGACGAGACCGCCATGGAGAACACCCTGGCCGCCGCCGAGGCGCTGGAGCCGGTCGGCGGCACCGTGCTCATCGAGCCGATCAGCGGATCCGCTGACTACCCCCTGATCACCGCCGCCGACGGCCGCGCGTTCGTCGCCGCCGCAGCGAAGGCCGGCGCCGCCCGCGTCGCACTGCTGGCCGACTTCTACCACCTGGCGGTCAACGGAGACGACGTGGCGGCCGTCGTGCGCGACCACGCCGCCGAGTTCGGCCACGTCCAGATCGCCGACGCCCCCGGACGCGGCGAGCCGGGCAGCGGGCAGCTGCCCCTGACGGATCTGCTCGCCGCCGCGCAGGAGGGCGGCTACGCCGGCCATGTGGGGCTGGAGTACAAGCCCACCGGTGCCACCGCCGACAGTTTCGCCTGGCTGCGCGGCTGA
- a CDS encoding IclR family transcriptional regulator, whose product MQSLDRAFSLLEIMVEAGGEVSLSELADSSGLPLPTIHRIIRTLLANGYVRQLPSRRYALGPRLIGLGDSASRMLGTWARPHLSHLVDELGETANLAMLDGDKVVYVAQAPSQHAMRMFTEVGRRVPAHSAGVGKALLAQLPEKAAMAALSRTGMPAATDRTITGTETFQAEMSRIREQGYAIDDGEQEVGVRCLAVPVLGGPAMMAVSISGPEARMSWDLVARAAPIVRRTAVQLAGDLEHRD is encoded by the coding sequence GTGCAATCCCTGGATCGCGCGTTCTCCCTGCTGGAGATCATGGTCGAGGCCGGCGGGGAGGTCTCGCTGAGCGAACTCGCCGACTCCTCGGGGCTCCCCTTGCCCACGATCCACCGGATCATTCGCACTCTGCTGGCCAACGGCTACGTTCGCCAGCTCCCGTCGCGGCGCTACGCGCTGGGGCCGCGGCTGATCGGTCTCGGCGACAGCGCTTCGCGGATGCTGGGCACCTGGGCGCGGCCGCACCTGAGCCACCTCGTCGACGAGCTGGGCGAGACCGCCAATCTCGCGATGCTCGACGGGGACAAGGTCGTCTATGTCGCTCAGGCCCCTTCCCAGCACGCGATGCGGATGTTCACCGAGGTCGGCCGGCGCGTGCCGGCGCACTCGGCGGGGGTGGGCAAGGCGCTCCTGGCCCAGCTGCCGGAGAAGGCGGCCATGGCGGCCCTGAGCAGGACCGGTATGCCCGCCGCAACCGACCGCACCATCACCGGGACCGAGACGTTCCAGGCCGAGATGAGCCGCATCCGCGAGCAGGGCTATGCCATAGACGACGGCGAGCAGGAGGTCGGCGTGCGCTGCCTGGCGGTGCCCGTGCTGGGCGGCCCGGCGATGATGGCGGTGTCGATCTCGGGACCGGAGGCCCGGATGAGCTGGGACCTCGTCGCCCGCGCCGCTCCGATCGTGCGCCGCACCGCCGTCCAACTGGCCGGCGATCTCGAACACCGGGATTAG
- the era gene encoding GTPase Era, protein MDDLDLEKLRTPLAMPSYPEGFRSGFACFVGRPNVGKSTLMNALVGQKVAITSTQPQTTRRTVRGIVQRDESQLIIVDTPGLHKPRTLLGERLDSLVRSTLVEVDVIGFCVPADEPIGRGDTYIARELAAQRDTPVVALVTKTDRTDRAGVAEQLVAVEQLGDWADVVPVSAETGFQVDTAVGVLCGHLPEGPPLYPYEDLTDEPEEMLVAELVREASLEGVRDELPHSIAVVVEEMVPREETRDGREMIDVYASLYVERPSQKAIVIGAKGARLREVGSVARRHIEALLGTKVYLDLRVRVAKDWQRDPKQLRRLGFDQQT, encoded by the coding sequence ATGGACGACCTCGACCTGGAGAAGCTGCGGACCCCGCTGGCGATGCCCTCCTACCCGGAGGGCTTCCGCAGCGGCTTCGCCTGCTTCGTCGGCCGCCCCAACGTGGGCAAGTCGACCCTGATGAACGCGCTGGTGGGCCAGAAGGTGGCCATCACCAGTACCCAGCCCCAGACCACCCGGCGCACCGTCCGCGGGATCGTGCAGCGCGACGAATCGCAGCTGATCATCGTGGACACCCCCGGGCTGCACAAGCCGCGCACGCTGCTGGGGGAGCGGCTGGACAGTCTGGTGCGCTCAACCCTGGTCGAGGTCGACGTGATCGGCTTCTGCGTGCCCGCCGACGAACCGATCGGGCGCGGCGACACCTACATCGCCCGGGAGTTGGCGGCGCAGCGCGACACCCCGGTGGTCGCGCTGGTCACCAAGACCGACCGCACCGACCGGGCCGGCGTGGCCGAGCAGCTCGTGGCGGTGGAGCAACTGGGCGACTGGGCCGACGTCGTGCCCGTCTCGGCCGAGACCGGGTTCCAGGTCGACACCGCCGTCGGCGTGCTGTGCGGGCACCTGCCGGAGGGGCCGCCGCTCTACCCGTACGAAGACCTCACCGACGAGCCCGAAGAGATGCTGGTGGCCGAGCTCGTCCGCGAAGCCTCCCTGGAGGGGGTCCGCGACGAGCTGCCGCACTCGATCGCGGTCGTGGTCGAGGAGATGGTGCCGCGCGAGGAGACCCGCGACGGCCGCGAGATGATCGACGTCTACGCCTCGCTGTACGTCGAGCGGCCCAGCCAGAAAGCGATCGTGATCGGGGCCAAGGGGGCGCGGCTGCGCGAGGTGGGATCGGTCGCCCGCCGCCATATCGAGGCGCTGCTGGGTACCAAGGTCTACCTCGATCTGCGGGTGCGGGTGGCCAAGGACTGGCAGCGCGATCCCAAGCAGCTGCGCCGGCTCGGGTTCGACCAGCAGACGTGA
- a CDS encoding cytidine deaminase, with product MTESSAPEQLDPEDEKLVTLARATRARTGAAEGAAVRDETGRTYTAATVELASLKLTALQAAVAAAVSSEAVTLEAAAVVTAASGAADTDRAVAADMKTPLVVLAGPDGTPAAALRA from the coding sequence GTGACCGAGAGTTCGGCACCCGAGCAGCTCGACCCCGAGGACGAGAAGCTGGTCACGCTGGCGCGCGCCACCCGCGCCCGCACCGGGGCCGCCGAGGGCGCGGCCGTGCGCGACGAGACCGGGCGCACCTACACCGCGGCGACGGTGGAGCTGGCGTCGCTGAAGCTGACGGCGCTGCAGGCCGCCGTCGCCGCTGCGGTCTCCAGCGAAGCCGTGACCCTGGAGGCGGCGGCCGTGGTCACCGCGGCGTCCGGCGCCGCCGACACCGACCGGGCGGTCGCGGCCGACATGAAGACACCGCTGGTGGTGCTGGCCGGCCCCGACGGCACGCCCGCCGCAGCCCTGCGCGCCTGA
- a CDS encoding hemolysin family protein, with product MSAGSAGPVPAAVADGGHLAAAAAPFAPAYAFPSAALFVLAAAFFVSAEVAVTRSGGIQPEPGDDSPSARRLRRVQAEPAEHLNTVLLLRVACEVVATVSLAAGFIGWLGAGWAAAVCTVAVMIVVDYVFVGVTPRILGRQFAPSVAAAGVNAVVPLAWLLAPVSRVLVRMGRSLTPRHIGDRSGPFTSESELRRLVDLAERGHVIDAEEREMIHSVFKLDDTSVREVMVPRTDIVFVERDAPLDDGLSLALRSGFSRIPVLGEDEDDVIGIVYLKDVVSRARRDWTNGGEPDGEAKAETVGDVMRTASYVPDSKPIDELLRDMQQRRIHVAVVIDEYGGTAGLVTIEDIVEEIVGEITDEYDDEVPPIERLDERRARVTARLPLGELAELFGTELDVADVETVGGLLAYALGRVPITGSRAEYAGLRLTAEDTVGRRNQTATVLVEALEPADAGGA from the coding sequence ATGAGCGCCGGTTCGGCGGGCCCGGTGCCGGCGGCGGTCGCGGACGGGGGGCACCTGGCGGCGGCCGCCGCCCCGTTCGCCCCTGCCTACGCGTTCCCGTCCGCTGCGTTGTTCGTGCTGGCCGCGGCGTTCTTCGTGAGCGCCGAGGTCGCGGTCACCCGCAGCGGGGGCATCCAGCCCGAGCCGGGCGACGACAGCCCCTCCGCCCGGCGCCTGCGCCGGGTCCAAGCCGAGCCGGCCGAGCACCTCAACACGGTGCTGCTGCTGCGTGTGGCCTGCGAAGTGGTGGCGACGGTGTCCCTGGCGGCGGGTTTCATCGGCTGGCTGGGGGCCGGGTGGGCCGCCGCCGTCTGCACCGTCGCGGTGATGATCGTCGTCGACTACGTGTTCGTCGGGGTCACGCCCCGCATCCTGGGTCGCCAGTTCGCTCCGTCGGTGGCCGCGGCCGGCGTCAACGCCGTCGTGCCGCTCGCCTGGCTGCTGGCCCCGGTGTCGCGGGTGCTGGTCCGGATGGGCCGATCGCTGACCCCGCGCCACATCGGCGACCGCAGCGGCCCGTTCACCAGCGAGAGTGAGCTGCGCCGCCTGGTCGACCTGGCCGAGCGCGGCCACGTGATCGACGCCGAGGAGCGGGAGATGATCCACTCGGTGTTCAAGCTCGACGACACGTCGGTGCGCGAGGTCATGGTGCCGCGCACCGACATCGTGTTCGTCGAGCGCGACGCGCCGCTGGACGACGGCCTCTCCCTGGCACTGCGCAGCGGGTTCTCCCGCATCCCGGTCCTGGGCGAGGACGAGGACGACGTCATCGGCATCGTCTACCTCAAGGACGTCGTGTCCCGGGCGCGCCGGGACTGGACCAACGGCGGTGAGCCCGACGGCGAGGCCAAGGCCGAGACCGTGGGCGACGTGATGCGCACGGCGTCCTATGTGCCCGACTCCAAGCCCATCGACGAGCTGCTGCGCGACATGCAGCAGCGTCGCATCCACGTGGCCGTGGTGATCGACGAGTACGGCGGGACGGCGGGGCTGGTCACCATCGAGGACATCGTCGAGGAGATCGTCGGCGAGATCACCGACGAATACGACGACGAGGTTCCGCCGATCGAGCGCCTGGACGAGCGCCGCGCCCGCGTCACCGCCCGCCTGCCGCTGGGCGAGCTGGCGGAGCTGTTCGGCACCGAGCTGGACGTCGCCGACGTGGAGACGGTCGGCGGGCTGCTCGCCTACGCGCTGGGGCGCGTGCCCATCACCGGCTCCCGAGCCGAATACGCTGGGTTGCGGCTGACCGCCGAGGACACGGTGGGACGCCGCAATCAGACCGCCACGGTCCTGGTCGAGGCGCTGGAGCCCGCTGATGCGGGCGGAGCGTAA
- the ybeY gene encoding rRNA maturation RNase YbeY has product MSIDVANESGLPADEERLSRLARYVLDGMRVHPLAELSIVLVDEEPMTELHVRWMDEPGPTDVLSFPMDELRPGGQDDRPSEPGVLGDVIICPQVAARQAEKAGHSTQEEIDLLCTHGILHLLGYDHAEPDEHKEMFGLQGELLSGWRSAEGAAGGRPHEREDTAR; this is encoded by the coding sequence ATGAGTATTGACGTCGCCAACGAGTCGGGCCTTCCCGCTGACGAGGAGCGGCTGTCCCGACTGGCCCGCTACGTCCTGGACGGGATGCGGGTCCACCCGTTGGCCGAACTGTCCATCGTCCTCGTCGACGAGGAGCCGATGACCGAGCTGCACGTGCGGTGGATGGACGAGCCCGGCCCCACCGACGTGCTGTCGTTCCCGATGGACGAACTGCGCCCCGGCGGGCAGGACGACCGCCCTTCCGAACCCGGCGTGCTGGGCGACGTGATCATCTGCCCGCAAGTGGCGGCGCGCCAGGCGGAGAAGGCCGGCCACAGCACCCAGGAGGAGATCGACCTGCTGTGCACGCACGGCATCCTGCATCTGCTGGGCTACGACCACGCCGAACCCGACGAGCACAAGGAGATGTTCGGCCTGCAGGGCGAGCTGCTCTCGGGGTGGCGTTCCGCTGAAGGGGCGGCCGGCGGCCGCCCGCACGAGAGAGAAGACACCGCCCGATGA